In Chryseobacterium geocarposphaerae, the following are encoded in one genomic region:
- a CDS encoding methyltransferase encodes MKNLPRKPELSFKMYELISGYWVAACIRSVAQLDIADKLLNGAKTLSELAKETDSDEKSLYRLLRAVTSVGIFEEREDGAFELNDFGSTLLTEVPGSVKPWALANLGEHYPAFGELTYGVKTGKVPFEYAHGASVWDYYKQNPEAGVNLSKAMAGMSGAVLKTIIDTYDFSPYKTLVDIGGGNGAMMFAVLSATPESTGIVFDEPYVIEQTAQHIPEDMKGRCTVLGGSFFEEVPAGADLYMTKWVIHDWNDDESIKILKNIQKAMPLGGKLLIIDSVIPDDSRNTPHAGKLLDINIMAMTTGKERTLSEFKFLLESAGLTFKNLIQTATEISSIIECEKLI; translated from the coding sequence ATGAAAAACTTACCAAGAAAACCAGAGTTATCTTTCAAAATGTATGAATTAATAAGTGGCTATTGGGTGGCTGCTTGTATTCGCTCAGTTGCGCAGTTAGATATTGCAGATAAGCTCCTGAACGGTGCTAAAACCTTGTCAGAATTAGCAAAAGAAACCGATTCAGATGAAAAGTCGCTATACCGCTTATTAAGAGCCGTTACCAGCGTTGGAATATTTGAAGAAAGGGAAGATGGAGCGTTTGAATTAAATGATTTTGGATCGACTTTATTAACAGAGGTTCCGGGGTCAGTAAAACCCTGGGCTTTAGCCAATCTTGGAGAGCATTATCCTGCTTTTGGAGAGTTAACTTATGGTGTAAAAACAGGAAAAGTACCTTTTGAATATGCTCACGGGGCATCTGTTTGGGATTATTATAAGCAAAACCCGGAAGCTGGGGTTAATCTTTCAAAAGCTATGGCAGGAATGTCCGGTGCTGTTTTAAAAACAATTATTGATACCTACGATTTCTCTCCATACAAAACGTTGGTAGATATAGGCGGCGGAAACGGAGCTATGATGTTTGCTGTTTTAAGTGCAACACCTGAAAGTACTGGGATTGTTTTCGATGAACCTTATGTAATAGAACAAACAGCACAGCATATACCCGAGGATATGAAAGGAAGATGTACTGTACTTGGCGGAAGTTTTTTTGAAGAGGTTCCTGCCGGTGCAGATCTTTATATGACAAAATGGGTTATCCACGATTGGAATGATGATGAGTCGATTAAGATTTTAAAAAACATACAAAAAGCGATGCCTTTAGGAGGTAAATTACTAATTATTGATTCTGTTATTCCGGATGACTCGCGGAATACACCACACGCCGGAAAGTTATTAGATATCAATATTATGGCGATGACAACAGGAAAAGAGCGTACATTGAGTGAATTTAAATTCCTTCTGGAAAGTGCAGGATTAACCTTTAAAAATTTGATTCAGACAGCTACGGAAATTTCCAGTATTATTGAGTGTGAAAAATTAATTTAG